In Denitratisoma sp. DHT3, one DNA window encodes the following:
- a CDS encoding RadC family protein gives MSQLSLSLDSSLLVRDDQGRYLPATADQILEAARYVIDQKIPRGTLFTSPALVKDYLRTKLASFEHEVFAALFLDSQNRLIEYVEMFRGIIDQASVYPREVVKTALQHNAAAVIFSHNHPSGNSEPSQADKLLTQRLKEALALVDVRTLDHIVVAGEATTSFAERGLL, from the coding sequence ATGTCGCAACTTTCTCTGTCTCTCGATTCCTCGCTGCTGGTGCGTGACGACCAGGGGCGCTATTTGCCGGCGACAGCCGACCAGATTCTGGAAGCAGCCCGGTACGTCATCGACCAGAAGATTCCGCGTGGGACGCTGTTCACTTCGCCGGCGCTGGTCAAAGACTACCTGCGCACCAAGCTGGCCAGCTTCGAGCACGAGGTCTTCGCTGCGCTGTTCCTCGACAGCCAGAACCGTCTGATCGAATACGTGGAGATGTTTCGCGGCATCATCGACCAAGCATCGGTGTATCCGCGCGAAGTCGTGAAAACGGCACTGCAACACAACGCAGCGGCTGTGATCTTTTCGCACAATCATCCGAGCGGAAATTCCGAACCAAGTCAGGCGGACAAGCTGCTGACCCAGCGCCTCAAGGAAGCCCTGGCGCTGGTGGACGTGCGCACGCTGGATCACATCGTCGTCGCCGGCGAGGCCACCACGTCATTCGCAGAGCGTGGCCTGCTCTGA
- a CDS encoding ATPase, translating to MNDKSHVSMEQHVCLVCGLAFDTGAILLDKRLRASMERHTTTGWGLCAEHQKLADDGFVALVECDPQRSGSPGGSLKPEHTYRTGRLAHLKRHVFAKMFNVPIEANQPCVFVEPGVIEQLEAMVSPVAS from the coding sequence ATGAACGACAAATCACACGTTTCGATGGAACAACACGTCTGCCTGGTCTGCGGCCTGGCTTTCGATACCGGCGCCATCCTGCTCGACAAGCGCCTTCGCGCGAGCATGGAGCGCCACACGACGACGGGCTGGGGCCTGTGCGCCGAGCACCAGAAGCTGGCCGACGATGGTTTCGTCGCGCTGGTCGAATGCGACCCGCAGCGCAGCGGCTCGCCGGGTGGCAGTCTGAAGCCCGAGCACACATATCGCACGGGCCGCTTGGCGCACCTGAAGCGCCATGTGTTCGCCAAGATGTTCAACGTGCCGATCGAGGCCAACCAGCCTTGCGTCTTCGTCGAGCCGGGCGTCATCGAACAGCTTGAGGCGATGGTGTCGCCGGTGGCGAGCTGA
- a CDS encoding tyrosine-type recombinase/integrase gives MHSCIWHAPISGYCEHALAIPAKKFDRALVPFLNRSEVDALLAAPDQQHWSGRRDHALMLLAVQTGLRLSELTGLLRDDVHLGTGSHVRVIGKGRKERCTPLSKATRAVMAAWLREPVLSVDQPVFPNAHGGALSAHGVHYLLTKNVATAVQSCPSLKHKRVSPHVLRHTTAMDLLQAGVEQSVIALWLGHASIETTQIYLDADLELKERMLAMTAPPGGKPGRYRPDDSLLAFLKGL, from the coding sequence ATGCATTCTTGCATCTGGCATGCACCTATATCTGGCTACTGTGAACACGCTCTAGCCATACCTGCGAAGAAATTCGATCGTGCACTGGTTCCCTTCCTGAATCGCTCGGAAGTCGATGCTCTGCTGGCCGCCCCAGATCAGCAGCACTGGTCTGGCCGCCGTGATCACGCGCTGATGCTGCTGGCAGTGCAAACTGGTCTGCGATTGTCGGAGTTGACGGGGCTTCTACGAGATGATGTGCACCTTGGCACAGGGTCTCATGTGCGGGTAATCGGCAAGGGACGTAAGGAACGCTGCACGCCGCTGAGCAAAGCGACCCGTGCGGTGATGGCGGCATGGCTGCGCGAGCCCGTCCTCTCGGTGGATCAGCCGGTGTTCCCCAATGCTCACGGAGGAGCATTGAGTGCTCACGGTGTGCATTACCTGCTGACCAAGAATGTGGCGACCGCCGTGCAGAGTTGTCCATCACTCAAGCACAAGCGAGTGTCTCCACATGTTCTGCGACACACGACGGCGATGGATTTACTGCAAGCCGGTGTAGAACAGTCGGTGATCGCGCTTTGGCTTGGGCACGCGTCGATCGAGACGACCCAAATCTACCTCGATGCCGACTTGGAGTTGAAGGAGCGGATGCTTGCCATGACGGCACCACCTGGCGGAAAGCCGGGGCGCTATCGGCCAGATGACTCGCTGCTGGCATTCCTCAAGGGGCTGTGA